The Pagrus major chromosome 10, Pma_NU_1.0 genome contains a region encoding:
- the rps4x gene encoding small ribosomal subunit protein eS4 isoform X1, with the protein MARGPKKHLKRVAAPKHWMLDKLTGVFAPRPSTGPHKLRECLPLIIFLRNRLKYALTGDEVKKICMQRFIKIDGKVRTDVTYPAGFMDVISIEKTGEHFRLIYDVKGRFTVHRITGEEAKYKLCKVKKLIVGTKGIPHLVTHDARTIRYPDPLIKVNDTVRIDLDTGKITDFIKFDTANLCMVTGGANLGRIGVITNRERHPGSFDVVHVKDSTGNNFATRLSNIFVIGKGNKPWVSLPRGKGIRLTIAEERDKRLAAKQGSS; encoded by the exons ATG GCAAGAGGACCGAAGAAGCACCTGAAGCGCGTCGCAGCGCCAAAGCACTGGATGCTGGACAAGCTCACCGGAGTGTTC GCTCCTCGTCCTTCCACCGGTCCCCACAAGCTGAGGGAGTGCCTGCCCCTCATCATCTTCCTGAGGAATCGCCTCAAGTACGCCCTGACTGGGGATGAGGTGAAGAAGATCTGCATGCAGAGGTTCATCAAGATCGACGGCAAGGTCCGCACCGACGTCACCTACCCCGCTGGATTCATGG ATGTGATCAGCATCGAGAAGACTGGTGAGCACTTCCGTCTGATCTACGATGTGAAGGGACGTTTCACCGTCCACCGCATCACCGGAGAGGAGGCCAAG TACAAGCTGTGCAAGGTGAAGAAGCTCATCGTCGGCACCAAGGGAATCCCCCACCTGGTGACCCATGACGCCCGCACCATCCGCTACCCAGACCCCCTCATCAAGGTCAACGACACGGTCCGCATCGACCTGGACACCGGCAAGATTACAGACTTCATCAAGTTTGATACTG CTAACCTGTGCATGGTGACTGGCGGTGCTAACTTGGGGCGTATCGGTGTGATCACCAACAGGGAGCGTCACCCTGGCTCTTTCGACGTGGTGCACGTGAAGGATAGCACAGGCAACAACTTCGCCACCAGGCTCTCCAACATCTTCGTCATTGGCAAG GGCAACAAGCCGTGGGTGTCCCTGCCCAGAGGAAAGGGAATCCGTCTGACCATCGCcgaggagagagacaagaggCTCGCCGCCAAGCAGGGCAGCAGCTAA
- the cited1 gene encoding cbp/p300-interacting transactivator 1, whose protein sequence is MTSLLFPGNAHAAMKDLSSSSSPLSSLLHYPSSKTSVVPFSPSAGAASSPGSSLTAAPLSKPQPFCLQTGPHLIASMQLQKLNSHYQNLAGASAGHPAPGGAQRGFGTSPLGTGNQLLGPSGGLGGGGMGVGISMGNQSSGAGGIIDFDPVDEEVLMSLVVELGLDRANELPELWLGQNEFDFMSDVPAGC, encoded by the coding sequence ATGACCTCACTGCTGTTCCCTGGCAACGCCCACGCTGCGATGAAggacctctcctcctcctcctctcctctcagctccCTGCTCCACTACCCGTCCTCCAAAACCTCCGTCGTGCCGTTCTCCCCGTCCGCCGGTGCCGCCTCCTCGCCCGGGTCATCTCTGACGGCGGCCCCTCTCTCCAAACCTCAGCCCTTCTGCCTCCAGACGGGGCCTCACCTCATCGCCAGCATGCAGCTGCAGAAGCTCAACTCGCACTACCAGAACCTCGCCGGCGCTTCTGCTGGACACCCGGCGCCCGGCGGTGCTCAAAGGGGCTTCGGCACCTCGCCTCTGGGAACGGGAAACCAGCTCCTGGGGCCCTCCGGAGGCCTCGGCGGAGGCGGGATGGGTGTCGGCATCAGCATGGGGAACCAAAGCTCCGGCGCAGGCGGGATTATCGACTTTGACCCCGTGGACGAGGAGGTTCTCATGTCGCTGGTGGTGGAGTTGGGTTTGGACCGAGCTAACGAGCTGCCCGAGCTCTGGCTGGGTCAGAACGAGTTCGACTTCATGTCAGACGTGCCGGCCGGATGCTGA